A genomic segment from Halanaerobiales bacterium encodes:
- a CDS encoding L-erythro-3,5-diaminohexanoate dehydrogenase yields MKKGNKYGVHRVLEPKGVLPQPADKIDNNMEIYDNEILIDVQTLNIDSASFTQIEEEAGGDVAKIKEKMKEIVAERGKHHNPVTGSGGMLIGTVEKIGPALEDRDIEVGDKIATLVSLSLTPLRIDKIKEVKKDIDQVHIDGKAILFESGIYAKLPEDMEETLALAVLDVAGAAAQTAKLVEPGDNVLIIGAGGKSGMLCLHEAHKRAGVTGKVLGMGHSDSSTERIEELGLADEVLQGDATNPLEVLELVQEATDGELVDVVINNVNIPNTEMGSILPTKDGGLVYFFSMATSFTKAALGAEGVGKDVEMIVGNGYTKGHAEISLEILRENKHLRDIFERLYV; encoded by the coding sequence ATGAAAAAAGGAAACAAGTATGGAGTTCACCGTGTTTTAGAACCAAAAGGAGTTTTACCTCAGCCAGCTGACAAAATTGACAATAATATGGAGATTTATGATAATGAGATTTTGATTGATGTTCAGACTCTTAATATTGATTCAGCCAGTTTTACTCAAATTGAAGAAGAAGCTGGTGGAGATGTAGCCAAAATAAAAGAAAAAATGAAAGAAATAGTTGCTGAAAGAGGAAAACATCATAACCCAGTAACTGGTTCTGGAGGAATGTTAATTGGTACTGTAGAAAAAATAGGGCCAGCACTTGAAGATAGAGATATAGAGGTTGGAGATAAAATAGCAACTTTAGTCTCTCTTTCACTGACACCTCTTCGTATAGATAAGATTAAGGAAGTTAAAAAAGATATTGATCAGGTGCATATTGATGGAAAAGCAATTCTTTTTGAAAGTGGAATTTATGCTAAGCTTCCAGAAGATATGGAAGAAACATTGGCATTAGCTGTACTTGATGTAGCAGGAGCAGCAGCTCAAACTGCTAAATTAGTTGAACCTGGAGATAATGTTCTAATTATAGGTGCTGGAGGAAAGTCAGGTATGCTCTGTCTCCATGAAGCTCATAAGAGAGCAGGAGTAACAGGAAAAGTTCTCGGAATGGGCCATAGTGATTCCAGTACTGAAAGAATAGAAGAACTTGGATTGGCAGATGAAGTTTTACAGGGAGATGCTACTAACCCACTTGAAGTTCTTGAGTTAGTACAGGAAGCCACTGATGGTGAGTTAGTTGATGTAGTAATCAATAATGTAAACATACCTAATACAGAAATGGGTTCAATTCTTCCAACTAAAGATGGAGGATTAGTCTATTTCTTCAGTATGGCAACAAGCTTTACAAAAGCGGCCTTAGGTGCTGAAGGTGTAGGTAAAGATGTAGAAATGATAGTAGGAAATGGTTATACTAAAGGACATGCTGAAATTTCTCTTGAAATTTTGAGAGAAAATAAGCATTTAAGAGATATTTTTGAAAGACTTTATGTTTAA
- a CDS encoding hotdog fold domain-containing protein: protein MEEVMIRLRMGTNDAHYAGNLVDGAKMLELFGDVATELLIRNDGDEGLFLAYDDVEFTAPVYAGDYIEATGKIVEKGNTSRKMEFVAKKVIKPAEDAEADSACDVLEEPIVVCKASGTCVVPEDKQRN, encoded by the coding sequence ATGGAAGAAGTTATGATTAGATTAAGAATGGGGACTAATGATGCCCACTATGCTGGTAATTTAGTAGATGGGGCGAAAATGTTAGAATTGTTTGGAGATGTTGCTACAGAACTTCTTATTAGAAATGATGGTGATGAGGGACTGTTTTTAGCCTATGATGATGTAGAATTCACAGCTCCAGTTTATGCTGGTGATTATATTGAAGCAACAGGGAAAATTGTAGAGAAAGGTAACACTTCCCGCAAAATGGAGTTTGTTGCTAAAAAAGTTATAAAACCTGCAGAAGATGCTGAAGCTGATTCAGCCTGTGATGTACTTGAAGAGCCTATAGTTGTATGTAAAGCAAGCGGAACCTGTGTCGTTCCAGAAGATAAGCAGAGAAATTAG
- a CDS encoding late competence development ComFB family protein, whose amino-acid sequence MADKDFVQLQENLHNHTEDLVLEELENILSKDKFSHVCQCEQCLLDMASFTLNRIPAKYIASHTGSIHAKLNEFEQQYMVDITSTITKAIQIVAKNPRHNEK is encoded by the coding sequence ATGGCTGATAAAGATTTTGTGCAATTACAGGAAAATTTACATAATCATACTGAAGATTTGGTATTAGAAGAATTAGAAAATATATTAAGCAAGGATAAATTCTCTCATGTATGCCAGTGTGAACAATGTTTATTAGATATGGCATCTTTTACTTTAAATAGAATACCTGCAAAATATATCGCAAGTCATACTGGAAGCATTCATGCTAAATTAAATGAATTTGAGCAACAATATATGGTAGATATCACTTCTACTATAACTAAAGCCATCCAGATAGTTGCTAAAAATCCAAGACATAATGAGAAATAA
- a CDS encoding 3-keto-5-aminohexanoate cleavage protein, translating into MEKLIITAAICGAEVTKEDNPNLPITAEELAEEAKKAEEAGASIIHVHVRDEEGNPTQSKEVFADALKAMEEKNVKAIVQPSTGGAAGMSWEERIQPVYLEPEMATLDCGTTNFGNDVFVNDLPLMKNFAEEMDKLDILPELECFEPGHIHNALYLKKKGLLNKHMHFDFVLGVPGAMKASVKNLSFMVDQIPEEASWTVAGVGRHQLPMATHAIMMGGHARVGFEDNIYYKKGELAESNAQLVERIVRLADELGREVATPDEAREILGLK; encoded by the coding sequence ATGGAAAAGTTAATAATAACAGCAGCTATTTGTGGTGCTGAAGTTACTAAAGAAGACAATCCTAATTTGCCTATCACAGCTGAAGAATTAGCTGAAGAAGCTAAGAAAGCTGAAGAAGCAGGAGCTTCAATTATTCATGTTCATGTTCGAGATGAAGAAGGCAATCCAACTCAAAGCAAAGAAGTTTTTGCAGATGCTTTAAAAGCAATGGAAGAAAAAAATGTTAAAGCGATTGTTCAACCATCTACTGGTGGTGCTGCCGGGATGAGTTGGGAAGAAAGAATCCAACCAGTCTATTTAGAACCAGAAATGGCAACTTTAGATTGTGGTACTACTAATTTTGGTAATGATGTTTTTGTAAATGATTTACCACTTATGAAAAATTTTGCGGAAGAAATGGATAAATTAGATATTTTACCAGAATTAGAATGTTTTGAACCAGGTCATATTCATAATGCTCTTTATCTAAAGAAAAAAGGGCTTTTAAATAAACATATGCATTTTGATTTTGTACTTGGAGTTCCAGGAGCCATGAAAGCCTCAGTTAAAAATTTAAGCTTTATGGTAGACCAGATTCCAGAAGAGGCAAGTTGGACAGTAGCTGGGGTTGGGAGACATCAACTTCCAATGGCCACCCATGCAATTATGATGGGCGGACATGCCAGAGTTGGTTTTGAAGATAATATTTATTATAAAAAAGGTGAATTAGCTGAAAGTAATGCTCAATTGGTAGAAAGAATAGTAAGATTAGCTGATGAACTTGGCAGAGAAGTTGCTACTCCTGATGAAGCTAGAGAAATTTTAGGTCTTAAATAA